Proteins from a single region of Thermoanaerobaculales bacterium:
- a CDS encoding tetratricopeptide repeat protein has product MSDPALRRWALVGLVALAVVVVAIPLSLLRPARAVGERGPLGEPPAFVGTAACLDCHQAAAQRWRGSDHDLAMAEATDSTVLGDFNNATFTDRGVISRFFRRDGKFLVSTEGPGGAIGEFEVAFTFGYDPLQQYLIPFPGGRLQALSLAWDTQRRRWFHLYPDQDIPPDDWLHWTRNAQNWNGMCAECHSTDLKKGYDAASETFNTTWSDIDVGCEACHGPGSRHVAWAGMAEMARPEIDNAGLVQRSSGIDGPGLVELCAPCHSRRAELGDYDHTGDELLDHMLPSLLVEGLYFADGQDLDEVYTYGAFLQSKMYARGVRCSDCHDSHSLELHRDGNELCLQCHQREVYDTAGHHFHKKVVDGRPSDGARCVKCHMVERPYMVIDWRADHSLRLPRPDLSAELGTPNACTQGGCHDDRPLAWSVEAYGRWYGQARRPHYGTTFAAARAGDPGAEAELIRLAENTLQPAIVRATALSLLERYPGVAADATLRAALLSEEPLIRRTAAAAVVIPDAAARAAALAPLLSDESRAVRLAAVSQVAGLSRDLLRPYQQEALDRAVAEYRRVMAYSLDFASSGLNLGNLEAALGNPAEAERSYRLALAIDDLFFPAKVNLAVLLSRQGRNDEAARLLREVLKAYPDNVDAAYSLGLLLVEMGQPGEAIGWLQKAAAAEPRFARGRYNLGLLLQQLGRLDEAEAELRAAVALEPNSLEMLYALADHLLRRGRAADARQLAEQMIAAHPGERVGHDLKAAAERSLGGQR; this is encoded by the coding sequence GTGTCTGACCCGGCGCTTCGCCGGTGGGCGCTTGTCGGGCTGGTGGCCCTCGCGGTGGTCGTCGTGGCGATCCCGCTGTCGCTGCTGCGACCGGCCCGGGCGGTGGGGGAGCGCGGCCCCCTCGGCGAGCCGCCGGCCTTTGTCGGCACCGCCGCCTGCCTCGACTGCCATCAGGCGGCGGCGCAGCGCTGGCGCGGGTCGGACCACGACCTGGCGATGGCCGAGGCCACCGACTCCACGGTGCTGGGCGACTTCAACAACGCCACCTTCACCGATCGCGGCGTCATCTCCCGCTTCTTCAGGCGCGACGGCAAGTTCCTCGTCTCGACCGAGGGACCCGGTGGGGCAATTGGCGAGTTCGAGGTTGCCTTCACCTTCGGCTACGACCCCCTGCAGCAGTACCTGATCCCGTTCCCGGGCGGCCGGCTGCAGGCCCTGAGCCTGGCGTGGGACACCCAGCGGCGGCGGTGGTTCCACCTCTACCCCGATCAGGACATCCCGCCGGATGACTGGCTGCACTGGACCCGCAATGCTCAGAACTGGAACGGGATGTGCGCGGAGTGTCACTCGACCGACCTCAAGAAGGGCTACGACGCCGCGTCCGAGACCTTCAACACGACCTGGTCCGACATCGACGTCGGCTGTGAGGCCTGCCACGGACCGGGCTCCCGCCACGTCGCCTGGGCCGGCATGGCCGAGATGGCGCGGCCGGAGATCGACAACGCCGGACTGGTCCAGCGCTCCTCCGGGATCGACGGGCCCGGGCTGGTCGAGCTCTGCGCACCTTGCCACTCGCGCCGCGCCGAGCTCGGCGACTACGACCACACCGGGGACGAGCTCCTCGACCACATGCTGCCGTCGCTGCTGGTCGAGGGCCTCTACTTCGCCGACGGGCAGGACCTCGACGAGGTCTACACCTACGGCGCGTTCCTGCAGAGCAAGATGTACGCCCGCGGCGTCCGCTGCAGCGACTGCCACGACAGCCACAGCCTCGAGCTGCACCGCGACGGCAACGAGCTCTGCCTGCAGTGTCACCAGCGCGAGGTCTACGACACGGCCGGCCACCACTTCCACAAGAAGGTCGTCGATGGCCGGCCCTCGGACGGCGCCCGGTGCGTGAAGTGTCACATGGTGGAGCGCCCGTACATGGTCATCGACTGGCGGGCGGACCACAGCCTCCGCCTGCCGCGCCCTGATCTCAGCGCCGAGCTCGGCACGCCGAACGCCTGCACCCAGGGCGGCTGCCATGACGACCGGCCGCTGGCCTGGTCGGTCGAGGCCTACGGGAGGTGGTACGGGCAGGCCCGCCGCCCCCACTACGGCACCACCTTCGCGGCGGCCCGCGCCGGCGATCCCGGCGCCGAGGCCGAGCTCATCCGGCTGGCGGAGAACACCCTGCAGCCGGCCATCGTGCGCGCGACCGCGCTGTCGCTGCTCGAACGCTACCCCGGCGTCGCCGCCGACGCGACCCTGCGCGCCGCGCTGCTGTCGGAGGAACCGCTGATCCGGCGCACCGCCGCCGCGGCGGTGGTCATCCCGGATGCCGCAGCGCGCGCCGCGGCCCTCGCCCCGCTCCTGTCCGACGAGTCCAGGGCGGTCCGACTGGCGGCGGTTTCGCAGGTCGCCGGGCTGTCGCGCGATCTGCTCAGGCCCTACCAGCAGGAGGCGCTCGACCGTGCCGTGGCTGAGTACCGCCGGGTGATGGCCTACTCCCTCGACTTCGCGTCGTCGGGCCTCAACCTCGGCAATCTCGAGGCCGCGCTCGGCAACCCGGCCGAGGCCGAGCGCAGCTACCGCCTCGCCCTGGCGATCGACGACCTGTTCTTCCCGGCCAAGGTGAACCTGGCCGTGCTGCTCAGCCGGCAGGGCCGCAACGACGAGGCGGCCCGGCTGCTGCGCGAGGTGCTGAAGGCGTACCCGGACAACGTCGACGCCGCGTACTCCCTCGGGCTGCTCCTGGTGGAGATGGGGCAGCCGGGGGAGGCGATCGGCTGGCTGCAGAAGGCGGCGGCCGCCGAGCCGCGATTCGCCCGCGGCCGCTACAACCTCGGCCTGCTGCTCCAGCAGCTCGGCCGGCTCGACGAGGCCGAGGCCGAGCTGCGCGCGGCGGTCGCACTCGAGCCGAACAGCCTCGAGATGCTGTACGCCCTTGCCGACCACCTGCTGCGGCGGGGCCGTGCGGCCGACGCTCGGCAGCTCGCCGAGCAGATGATCGCCGCCCACCCCGGGGAGCGGGTGGGCCACGACCTCAAGGCGGCAGCCGAGCGCTCGCTCGGCGGGCAGCGCTAG
- a CDS encoding RNA polymerase sigma factor: protein MPILRELPSADAAAPSFDMPRAGWLELFATLADGDSAALEKLYDAAAQRLYALALWLTGSPEDAADVVAETMVRVAQQRSQLRGVRDPRAWLLTVSRRLSLDVVRRRSRRPSEPLEAAEFVTAPHHDADRALDAQRVSTLLAALPVHHREVVFLHHFADCSFAEIGQVVGVPTFTAASRYRLAIRRLRRLLESPS, encoded by the coding sequence ATGCCAATCCTCCGCGAGCTGCCGTCGGCCGACGCCGCGGCTCCATCGTTCGACATGCCGCGCGCGGGCTGGCTCGAGCTGTTCGCCACGCTCGCTGACGGCGACTCGGCGGCGTTGGAGAAGCTCTACGACGCGGCCGCGCAGCGCCTCTACGCGCTCGCCCTGTGGCTCACCGGCTCGCCGGAGGACGCCGCCGACGTGGTCGCGGAGACCATGGTCCGGGTCGCCCAGCAGCGGAGCCAGCTGAGGGGCGTGAGAGACCCGCGAGCCTGGCTGCTGACGGTCAGCCGCCGGCTGAGCCTCGACGTCGTCCGCCGGAGGTCCCGCCGCCCGTCGGAGCCGCTCGAAGCGGCCGAGTTCGTCACGGCGCCGCATCACGACGCCGACCGCGCCCTCGACGCGCAGCGGGTCTCGACCCTGCTCGCGGCCCTGCCCGTGCACCATCGCGAGGTGGTGTTCCTGCACCACTTCGCCGACTGCAGCTTCGCCGAGATCGGTCAGGTCGTGGGCGTTCCCACCTTCACCGCCGCCAGCCGCTACCGGCTGGCCATCCGCCGCCTCCGGCGGCTCCTGGAGAGCCCCTCATGA
- the thrC gene encoding threonine synthase encodes MARFHFRCSECGARYREDEVRYTCLRCARLQEPGREVRGILEVALDELPRSWPRADLASPAFLEAFLPIASGNSLPPLPVGGTPLLAAPRLRAELGMPHLWLKDDTRNPSGSTKDRASQLVVAKAREYGIGTIATASTGNAATALAASAAAAGLEAVVFVPASAPHAKLVQMLAYGARVVRVAGSYDQAFELCRAACERFGWYNRNTALNPFTVEGKKTAALEIGRQLASGPPDVVVVPCGDGVIISAVAKGFSDLVEAGLLARAPRLIAVQPAGSNALVRALASCAETAEPVTGAASVADSLVVEAPRAARLALRQIRVTGGAGVAVDDEAIVAAIRRLASAAGVFAEPAAAAALAGLESALERKLLDRAERAVLLVTGSGLKDVPAAARSVTIPEPVTADLDEALSSLRG; translated from the coding sequence GTGGCGAGGTTCCACTTCCGCTGCAGCGAGTGCGGGGCGCGGTACCGCGAGGACGAGGTGCGCTACACCTGCCTGCGCTGCGCGCGGCTGCAGGAGCCGGGGCGCGAGGTCCGGGGCATCCTCGAGGTTGCGCTCGACGAGCTGCCGCGCTCGTGGCCGCGGGCCGACCTCGCGAGCCCGGCCTTCCTCGAGGCCTTCCTGCCGATCGCCTCGGGGAACAGCCTCCCTCCCCTGCCGGTCGGCGGCACGCCGCTGCTCGCGGCGCCGAGGCTGCGGGCCGAGCTCGGCATGCCGCATCTCTGGCTCAAGGACGACACCCGCAACCCTTCGGGATCGACCAAGGACCGCGCCTCGCAGCTGGTCGTCGCCAAGGCCCGCGAGTACGGGATTGGCACCATCGCGACCGCCTCGACCGGGAACGCGGCGACCGCGCTGGCCGCGTCCGCGGCGGCCGCCGGGCTCGAGGCGGTGGTCTTCGTTCCTGCGTCGGCCCCCCACGCCAAGCTGGTGCAGATGCTCGCCTACGGCGCCCGCGTCGTGCGCGTCGCCGGCAGCTACGACCAGGCCTTCGAGCTGTGCCGGGCGGCCTGCGAGCGCTTCGGCTGGTACAACCGCAACACTGCCTTGAACCCGTTCACGGTCGAGGGCAAGAAGACCGCGGCGCTGGAGATCGGCCGCCAGCTCGCGAGCGGCCCACCCGACGTGGTGGTGGTGCCGTGCGGGGACGGCGTCATCATCAGCGCCGTCGCCAAGGGCTTCTCGGATCTGGTCGAGGCCGGGCTGCTGGCGCGGGCGCCCCGGCTCATCGCGGTCCAGCCCGCCGGGTCGAACGCCCTCGTCCGCGCCCTCGCGAGCTGCGCCGAGACCGCCGAACCCGTGACCGGTGCGGCGAGCGTCGCCGACTCGCTGGTGGTCGAGGCGCCGCGCGCTGCCCGCCTCGCCCTGCGGCAGATCCGCGTAACCGGCGGAGCCGGGGTGGCGGTCGACGACGAGGCGATCGTCGCGGCGATCCGCCGCCTCGCCTCTGCCGCCGGCGTGTTCGCCGAGCCGGCCGCCGCGGCGGCCCTCGCCGGCCTCGAGTCCGCGCTCGAGCGCAAGCTCCTCGATCGCGCCGAGCGGGCCGTGCTGCTCGTCACCGGCTCCGGCCTCAAGGACGTCCCAGCCGCCGCACGGTCGGTCACGATTCCGGAGCCCGTGACCGCGGACCTCGACGAGGCCCTCTCCTCGCTGCGAGGATGA
- a CDS encoding cysteine hydrolase family protein, protein MTLAYLGCCIAAAVLVGLPAVVSAQTSEARPSALEGAALLVIDIQAFYYPGGRIPLVEPEAASANARRLVELFRTAGRPVIHVQHLPKGVDQPDPTGGDPQYRIHPDVRPAQGEVVIGKHHANAFRDTALLETLRGLGVTRLVICGMQTHMCVEAAVRAAADLGFEVTVVRDACATRALADNGVEVPAPQVHAAALAAMASSYATIVSTAEAIRPEGPAD, encoded by the coding sequence ATGACACTTGCATACCTGGGATGCTGCATTGCGGCCGCCGTGCTCGTCGGTCTTCCGGCTGTGGTCTCCGCCCAAACCAGCGAGGCCCGGCCGTCCGCCCTCGAAGGCGCGGCCCTGCTGGTGATCGACATCCAGGCCTTCTACTACCCGGGCGGCCGGATCCCCCTGGTCGAGCCCGAGGCGGCGAGCGCGAACGCCCGCCGGCTGGTGGAGCTCTTCCGCACGGCCGGACGGCCGGTGATCCACGTCCAGCACCTGCCCAAGGGCGTCGATCAACCGGACCCCACCGGGGGAGACCCGCAGTACCGGATCCACCCCGACGTGCGGCCCGCCCAGGGCGAGGTGGTGATCGGGAAGCACCACGCCAACGCGTTCCGCGACACCGCGCTGCTCGAGACCCTGCGCGGCCTCGGCGTGACCAGGCTCGTCATCTGCGGCATGCAGACCCACATGTGCGTCGAGGCGGCCGTCCGCGCCGCCGCCGACCTCGGCTTCGAGGTCACGGTCGTGCGCGACGCGTGCGCCACCCGGGCTCTGGCCGACAACGGCGTCGAGGTCCCGGCGCCGCAGGTCCACGCCGCGGCACTCGCGGCGATGGCGTCGAGCTACGCCACCATCGTCTCCACAGCCGAGGCGATCCGTCCTGAGGGTCCGGCCGACTAG
- a CDS encoding homocysteine S-methyltransferase family protein has product MEPFLNRVASGRTIVGDGALGTSLMARGLRVQDCLESAVLSRPDLIEEIAAAYLSAGSEVLTTDSFGASPLKLSSYGLDSRTEEINRRAVELLRGVAGGRAWIAGSVGPTGRILTPYGDTEPAEIAAAFERQVAALAGAGADLIIVETMIDLAEARLAIAAAKRLAPNIPVVATMTFDATPRGFFTTMGTTIADAAAGLAGAGADVVGSNCGNGIEAMVRIGLEFAPHTRRPIAIQSNAGLPQLVDGTLRWPESPEHFAEHALPLVELPAALLGGCCGTGPDHIRALRRLVDAAPSR; this is encoded by the coding sequence ATGGAGCCGTTTCTCAACCGTGTCGCGTCGGGCCGCACCATCGTCGGCGACGGCGCCCTCGGCACCTCGCTGATGGCGCGCGGCCTGCGCGTGCAGGACTGCCTCGAGTCGGCCGTGCTCTCCCGGCCGGACCTGATCGAGGAGATCGCCGCGGCCTACCTCTCAGCCGGCTCGGAGGTCCTGACGACCGACAGCTTCGGCGCCTCGCCGCTCAAGCTCTCGTCCTACGGCCTCGACAGCCGCACGGAGGAGATCAACCGGCGGGCGGTCGAGCTGCTGCGCGGCGTGGCCGGCGGCCGCGCCTGGATTGCCGGCTCGGTCGGCCCCACCGGCCGCATCCTGACCCCCTACGGCGACACCGAGCCCGCCGAGATCGCCGCCGCCTTCGAGCGCCAGGTCGCCGCCCTCGCCGGGGCCGGCGCCGACCTGATCATCGTCGAGACCATGATCGACCTCGCGGAGGCGCGCCTGGCGATCGCCGCGGCGAAGCGGCTGGCTCCAAACATCCCGGTGGTGGCCACCATGACCTTCGACGCCACGCCGCGCGGCTTCTTCACCACCATGGGCACGACCATCGCGGACGCCGCGGCGGGCCTGGCCGGCGCCGGCGCCGACGTCGTCGGCTCCAACTGCGGCAACGGTATCGAGGCGATGGTGAGGATCGGCCTCGAGTTCGCACCGCACACGCGACGGCCGATCGCGATCCAGAGCAACGCCGGCCTGCCGCAGCTCGTCGATGGAACACTGCGCTGGCCCGAATCGCCGGAGCACTTCGCGGAGCACGCGCTGCCGCTCGTCGAGCTGCCGGCGGCGCTGCTCGGTGGCTGCTGCGGCACCGGCCCGGATCACATCCGCGCCCTGCGCCGGCTGGTCGACGCCGCTCCGTCGCGCTGA
- a CDS encoding DUF374 domain-containing protein, with product MAERSQRRRRSLLGTAAVALAPVIVAAVRLLWASYRFRISGEDAVRRAIERGEPLILTSWHEGVFVMAWYSLRLARMGARVTYLVSPSRDGDLVTRMLEVIGGRVVRGSATRSGVRALHGLYRAITGERASPLLLCDGPHGPRYYCKAGPVLLGQLSGAHILPIGAWPRRAIHLRTWDRAYVPLPLTRVEIVLGEPIAVAPGLSAEQQEMERVALEGRLADLAARARRAAAGNGEIPPAA from the coding sequence ATGGCCGAGCGCTCGCAGCGCCGGCGCCGGTCGCTGCTGGGAACGGCCGCGGTGGCGCTCGCGCCGGTGATCGTGGCGGCCGTCAGGCTGCTGTGGGCGAGCTACCGGTTTCGGATCTCCGGGGAGGACGCCGTTCGCCGGGCGATCGAGCGGGGCGAGCCGCTCATTCTCACCTCCTGGCACGAGGGCGTGTTCGTGATGGCCTGGTACTCGCTGCGGCTGGCGCGAATGGGCGCCCGCGTCACCTACCTGGTCAGCCCCTCGCGGGACGGCGATCTCGTGACGCGGATGCTCGAGGTGATCGGCGGCCGGGTCGTCCGCGGCTCGGCGACGCGCAGCGGGGTGCGGGCCCTGCACGGGCTCTACCGCGCGATCACCGGCGAGCGTGCCTCGCCGCTGCTGCTCTGCGACGGCCCCCATGGGCCACGCTACTACTGCAAGGCGGGCCCGGTGCTGCTCGGCCAGCTCTCGGGCGCCCACATCCTGCCGATCGGCGCCTGGCCGCGGCGCGCCATCCACCTGCGCACCTGGGACCGGGCGTACGTGCCGCTGCCGCTGACCCGCGTCGAGATCGTGCTCGGGGAGCCGATCGCCGTCGCGCCGGGCCTCTCCGCGGAGCAGCAGGAGATGGAGCGGGTCGCGCTCGAGGGGCGGCTGGCGGATCTGGCGGCGCGGGCGCGGCGGGCGGCGGCCGGCAACGGAGAAATTCCTCCCGCGGCCTGA
- a CDS encoding S8 family serine peptidase, producing MTVRFATFVVAVFAASTITVAADAPTIPPPPDPRSLPAAQAAHPGLSPLLNQLYDSFFGSASPLRRAGLRHLVVNGDSVEVVAVSRPGSAAAARARVRQLGGRVATTYRDLVFATVPIAQLPLLASDPSVLRVRTPYRSQPDVVSEGVAVHHADVLHGQGITGQGVKVGVLDCGGFSGYQALLGSELPAAITLWTGGSDPVGSGNHGTGCAEVVYDMAPGAEMYLAHDNDEAEFYAAIDWLIAQGAAVISYSCGWLGPYPGDGAGDPHNPVNEKVSEARDAGVLFVTSSGNYADGANYQAWFEQLPGYNWHSFGGDWSNRYGYLEAGTSYYITLTWSDWPDDPVTQGSTQNYNLGLYWWDGAAWQQVATSLNPQSGQPGELPFEEIDFTPSVSDWYYLVIYDDGTTSSRYLSLRSFRSLFQHFNAESSVYTPETTDGLTVGAVFWNGLGIEPFSSQGPLLGPGGSQYGGALAPQLVGADGVSCVTYPTGFFGTSAACPHVAGGAALLLSASPGLTVDQLEGLLLATASDMGAAGPDNQYGYGLMNLDLSLLFADGFESGDTAAWSLTVP from the coding sequence ATGACCGTTCGCTTCGCCACCTTCGTCGTCGCCGTCTTCGCCGCCTCGACAATCACTGTCGCAGCTGACGCCCCCACCATCCCGCCCCCGCCGGATCCGCGGTCCCTGCCGGCGGCACAGGCTGCGCACCCCGGCCTCAGCCCGCTGCTCAACCAGCTCTACGACAGCTTTTTCGGCAGCGCCAGCCCGCTGCGCCGTGCCGGGCTGCGCCACCTGGTCGTGAACGGAGACTCGGTCGAGGTGGTCGCAGTGAGCCGGCCCGGGTCCGCGGCGGCTGCCAGGGCTCGGGTGCGCCAGCTCGGCGGACGCGTGGCGACCACCTACCGCGACCTCGTGTTCGCGACCGTGCCGATCGCCCAGCTGCCGCTGCTCGCCTCGGACCCGTCGGTGCTGCGGGTGCGGACCCCCTACCGCAGCCAGCCCGACGTGGTCAGCGAGGGGGTCGCGGTCCACCACGCCGACGTCCTTCACGGCCAGGGCATCACCGGCCAGGGCGTCAAGGTCGGCGTGCTCGACTGCGGCGGCTTCTCCGGCTACCAGGCGCTGCTCGGCAGCGAGCTGCCGGCCGCGATCACGCTGTGGACCGGCGGCTCTGACCCCGTCGGCTCCGGGAACCACGGCACCGGCTGCGCCGAGGTCGTCTACGACATGGCGCCGGGAGCCGAGATGTACCTCGCCCACGACAACGACGAGGCGGAGTTCTACGCCGCGATCGACTGGCTCATCGCCCAGGGCGCCGCCGTCATCTCGTACTCCTGCGGCTGGCTCGGCCCCTACCCGGGAGACGGCGCCGGCGACCCCCACAATCCGGTCAACGAGAAGGTGTCCGAGGCCAGGGACGCCGGCGTCCTGTTCGTGACGTCGAGCGGCAACTACGCCGATGGCGCCAACTACCAGGCCTGGTTCGAGCAGCTCCCGGGCTACAACTGGCACAGCTTCGGTGGCGACTGGTCGAACCGCTACGGGTACCTGGAGGCCGGGACGAGCTACTACATCACCCTCACCTGGAGCGACTGGCCGGATGATCCCGTGACCCAGGGCTCGACCCAGAACTACAACCTCGGCCTCTACTGGTGGGACGGAGCCGCATGGCAGCAGGTCGCCACGTCGCTGAACCCCCAGAGCGGCCAGCCTGGCGAGCTGCCCTTCGAGGAGATCGACTTCACGCCGTCGGTCAGCGACTGGTACTACCTCGTGATCTACGACGACGGCACCACCTCTTCCCGGTATCTGAGCCTGCGCAGCTTCCGCTCGCTGTTCCAGCACTTCAACGCCGAGTCCAGCGTGTACACGCCGGAGACCACGGACGGGCTGACCGTTGGCGCGGTGTTCTGGAACGGCCTCGGCATCGAGCCCTTCTCGAGCCAGGGCCCGCTGCTCGGTCCCGGCGGCAGCCAGTACGGCGGCGCCCTGGCGCCGCAGCTGGTCGGCGCCGACGGCGTCAGCTGCGTGACCTACCCGACCGGCTTCTTCGGCACCTCCGCCGCCTGCCCACACGTCGCGGGCGGCGCGGCGCTGCTGCTCTCCGCCAGCCCCGGCCTCACCGTCGATCAGCTCGAGGGCCTGCTGCTGGCTACCGCGAGCGACATGGGCGCTGCCGGCCCGGACAACCAGTACGGCTACGGGCTGATGAACCTCGACCTCAGCCTGCTGTTCGCGGACGGCTTCGAGTCCGGCGACACGGCGGCGTGGTCCTTGACGGTGCCGTAG
- a CDS encoding aromatic amino acid ammonia-lyase, whose translation MPIEITGNNLTIEQVEAVARRGEQVQLHPDARLRIQRCRAFLEERIAAGEVMYGVNTGIGEFSEVALDAGRLRDFQRFLIYNHAAGIGAPAPVEHVRAAMLLRANVHAKGYSACRLEITETLIAMLNAGVTPVVCEKGSVGACGDLAPMSQIALLMLGEGEAVYGGRRMRGSRALERAGIPVPGLEARDGLATINGSNLTNGIGCLVVYDAERRIKQAEIAAALTLEALMANMKPYDARIHQLRGFRGAVTSAANIRRVMHGSDLLTGARKVRVQDAYSMRSTPQVIGAARDQLRWTRDQLEIEANGVGDNPIFLADDKIVLTGANFQGTPVSMPLDTLGAAVAMVCVLSERRLNRLTNPALSAGLPPFLTRGAGMYSGLMLSQYTADTQIVEQKILAAPAYIHSIPAAADQEDFVSMGMNSALKTRQIVDVACGVLGIELMAAAQALDFRDFTPGRGTLAAKAEVRRHVDFLDEDRPLYRDHDAMLAAVREHRILDAVEAAIGPLATY comes from the coding sequence ATGCCGATTGAGATCACCGGCAACAACCTCACCATCGAGCAGGTCGAGGCGGTGGCGCGCCGCGGCGAGCAGGTCCAGCTTCACCCGGACGCCAGGCTCCGCATCCAGCGCTGCCGGGCCTTCCTGGAGGAGCGGATCGCGGCCGGCGAGGTCATGTACGGCGTCAACACCGGCATCGGCGAGTTCTCCGAGGTGGCACTCGACGCCGGCCGGCTGCGCGACTTCCAGCGCTTCCTGATCTACAACCACGCCGCCGGCATCGGCGCCCCGGCGCCGGTGGAGCACGTGCGGGCGGCGATGCTGCTGCGCGCCAACGTCCACGCCAAGGGCTACTCGGCCTGCCGCCTCGAGATCACCGAGACCCTGATCGCGATGCTCAACGCAGGGGTGACGCCGGTGGTGTGCGAGAAGGGCTCGGTGGGGGCGTGCGGCGACCTCGCGCCGATGAGCCAGATCGCGCTGCTGATGCTCGGCGAGGGCGAGGCCGTCTACGGCGGCCGGCGGATGCGCGGCAGCCGCGCGCTCGAGCGGGCCGGCATTCCGGTGCCCGGGCTCGAGGCCCGCGACGGGCTCGCCACCATCAACGGCTCCAATCTGACCAACGGCATCGGTTGCCTGGTCGTCTACGACGCGGAGCGCCGCATCAAGCAGGCCGAGATCGCGGCGGCGCTGACCCTCGAGGCGCTGATGGCCAACATGAAGCCCTACGACGCCCGCATCCACCAGCTGCGCGGCTTCCGGGGCGCGGTCACCTCGGCGGCGAACATCCGGCGGGTGATGCACGGCTCCGACCTGCTGACCGGGGCCCGCAAGGTGCGGGTGCAGGACGCCTACAGCATGCGCTCGACCCCGCAGGTCATCGGCGCCGCCCGCGACCAGCTGCGGTGGACCCGCGACCAGCTCGAGATCGAGGCCAACGGCGTGGGTGACAACCCGATCTTCCTCGCCGACGACAAGATCGTGCTCACCGGCGCCAACTTCCAGGGGACGCCGGTCAGCATGCCGCTCGACACCCTCGGCGCCGCGGTGGCGATGGTCTGCGTGCTCTCCGAGCGGCGGTTGAACCGCCTGACCAATCCGGCGCTGTCGGCCGGGCTTCCGCCCTTCCTCACCCGGGGGGCCGGCATGTACTCCGGGCTCATGCTCAGCCAGTACACCGCCGACACCCAGATCGTGGAGCAGAAGATCCTGGCCGCGCCGGCCTACATCCACTCGATCCCGGCCGCCGCCGACCAGGAGGACTTCGTCTCGATGGGCATGAACTCGGCGCTCAAGACCCGGCAGATCGTCGACGTTGCCTGCGGCGTGCTCGGCATCGAGCTGATGGCGGCGGCGCAGGCGCTCGACTTCCGTGACTTCACGCCGGGCAGGGGCACCCTCGCCGCCAAGGCCGAGGTGAGGCGCCACGTCGACTTCCTCGACGAGGACCGTCCGCTCTATCGCGACCACGACGCGATGCTCGCCGCGGTCCGCGAGCACCGCATCCTCGACGCGGTCGAAGCCGCGATCGGCCCCCTCGCCACCTACTGA
- a CDS encoding Rieske (2Fe-2S) protein, whose amino-acid sequence MAKRTRRQATTEPTVRPAATAATAGGLQGAGETAQAESRRRLLSWLWAGLGAAALGELGWITASFLRPRRPADAGADRGIVTAGPAADFAPGSVTAVPDARCYLVRLADGGFLALHRECTHLGCTVPWDAEHGRFVCPCHSSAFDLTGAVLAPPAPRPLDLLQVRIENGIVKIHTAQRSRRAAFDPSQVVRS is encoded by the coding sequence ATGGCGAAGCGGACGCGGCGGCAGGCGACGACTGAGCCGACAGTGAGGCCAGCAGCGACGGCGGCGACCGCAGGCGGGCTGCAGGGCGCCGGCGAGACTGCACAGGCCGAAAGCCGCCGGCGCCTCCTGTCGTGGCTGTGGGCCGGCCTCGGGGCCGCGGCGCTGGGCGAGCTCGGCTGGATCACCGCGTCGTTCCTGCGGCCCCGGCGGCCGGCGGACGCGGGCGCCGACCGGGGCATCGTCACCGCTGGCCCGGCGGCGGACTTTGCACCCGGGAGCGTAACCGCAGTACCCGACGCACGGTGCTACCTGGTTCGCCTCGCCGACGGCGGGTTCCTCGCCCTCCACCGCGAGTGCACGCACCTCGGATGCACGGTGCCGTGGGATGCCGAGCATGGTCGCTTCGTCTGCCCGTGCCACTCCTCGGCGTTCGACCTGACCGGAGCGGTGCTCGCCCCTCCCGCCCCGCGCCCCCTCGACCTGCTCCAGGTCCGCATCGAGAACGGCATCGTCAAGATCCACACCGCCCAGCGGTCGCGCCGCGCAGCCTTCGATCCGTCCCAGGTGGTGCGCTCGTGA